TTCCGCATACGCTGCGGCAAGGTTATCCAGAGTTGTCGGGTCTTTTTGATTCGCTTTAAGCAGGTTAAGTGACAATGCTAAAGCTTGGTCGCCATCCCGATACTTAGCTTCTGGACACGTCGCTAAAATCCATGCCACGTTACCTAATGAAACCTCATCACCAACGAGCTTAAATTGCTCAACCGCTTTGCCACAATTACGCTCAACCCCTTCGCCACCAGAGGCATAAATAAAGCCTAATCTAAAGTCTGCCCATTTGTTGCCCTGTTTACTCAGCGCCGTGTACCACTGTTTTGCCATTGGCAAGTCTCGAGTCACTATACTGCCTTCAAACGCTAGATCAGCGACCGTTTGCTGCGCTTTAGCATGACCTTGCTTCGCTGCGCGAGTCACCCACTCCATACCCGCTTCTTGATTTTGCTCAACAAACCGTCCAGACAAATACATCAGCCCAAGCAGGTACTGGGCATCGAAGTCACCTTGAGCAGCTTTTAAATGGATATGCGCTACTCGGCTAGCTTCTTCCGTGCCTGCAGGCTGAGGAATTGAAAAAGCATGGCTCGCAGGGCTCGCAGCCATCAAAAAGACCACTACAGTATTTAAAATCCAAGGTCTAAATTTCACTCGCGCTCCTATTAAATCAAATGACTAAAGCATGGCTTATTGATGAATCTCGAACGTATCTTGTAGCAGTTAGCCAGATATCGATACAAATGTCGAGGATAAAGACTGCGTAAGCGTAATGAGAATGACTGCGATTGGAAATCGCTCGAACTGATGACGTTAAATCAAGCCCAGCACAGCGTAATTATTTCTCTAACAGCCCGTTAACAAACAAGATGTGATATCGCTTGCAGAGTTAGCCATACAATTAGTGGAAAAGCCGTAATAAGTTGACATATATTACTAATGTATCAGAATAAAGAATTGTCATTATAGCCAGTTACCTTTATGCAATAAGTCTAAAGTAAGACTTTCATCAAGGTTTCATCTGCTTAATTGACGTAAGATGCTTAATTAGCATACTCTTACTCTTAACGTAAATCAGTCGAGGAACATAGGCATGGCTCTGATTGGAAAGCCAAAACCAGATCCTACTTTGGAGTGGTTTTTATCACACTGTCACATTCATAAGTATCCAGCCAAAAGCACTTTGATCCACGCTGGTGAAGAATCAGATACACTTTATTATATCGTTAAAGGCTCTGTAGCTGTCTTAATTAAAGACGAAGAAGGTAAAGAGATGATTCTTTCTTACCTTAACCAAGGCGACTTTATCGGTGAATTAGGTTTGTTCGAAGAACAAGCTGAACGTACAGCTTGGGTTCGTGCTAAGCAAGCTTGTGAGATCGCTGAAATTTCATATAAGAAATTTAAACAACTCATTCAGGTTAACCCTGAAATCTTGATGAAGCTTTCTTCGCAAATGGCTTACCGTCTGCACAGCACAAGTCAAAAAGTAGGCGATTTAGCTTTCTTAGACGTTGCTGGCAGAATCGCACAGACATTGCTTCATCTTGCTAAGCAACCAGATGCGATGACGCACCCTGACGGCATGCAGATTAAGATCACTCGTCAAGAGATTGGCCAGATTGTTGGCTGTTCGCGTGAGACTGTTGGTCGCATCTTAAAAATGTTGGAAGAACAAAGCCTTATACAAGCTCATGGTAAGACTATCGTAGTATACGGTACGCGCTAATACAGTATTAAGCTCGGTTTAATATAGCTTCTATAAAGTGGTCTGAGATTTATCTCAGGCCATTTTTTTTAGGAGTATTGCTTGAAAGTTGCCATTTATTTAAGCATTTTGATTTGCTTTCTAAAACTTCCTACACTGGTATTTGCTAATCAAAAAGTGGAAGTGCAGCACAATCAGGCCCAACAGCTGGTTAAAAGCGGTCAAATATTGTCATTGGACGTTACGCTCGCAGGTATGCAGACCATATGCCATGGCAAACTAATCGACGCTCACCTTTACCAACTCGATGGCAGTTGGCTTTACGTGGTACAAATTCGTCCCTTAGCAGGGGAGATTGTCGAGCTAACGCTAAATGCACGTAACGGACAACTTGCTAAGCCAGCCAAAATGCCCAGTAGCTGTATTACAGAAACAATGTAATATTTGCTTATAAATCACATCGCTTTACACTGTTCACATTACTTTTGAGTTAACATTACCTGTCGAAACCTAAGCGCTATTTACTCTGCAGGCATGATTGAGAGCATATTTTATGAAATTACTCCTTGTTGAAGATAACACCCTACTTGTTGAAGAACTTCTAAAACAGCTTAAGCAAGCAGGCTATGTCACCGATGCGACAGATAAGATTAGCGAAGCTGATTATCTGATGAAAGAGACCAACTATGATTGCGTCATTCTTGATATCGGCTTACCCGATGGTAATGGTCTTGAATTACTCGAGCGTTGGCGCGAGCAAGGCATACATACGCCAGTTATCATGCTAACCGCTCGTAGCCAGTGGCATGAAAAAGTCGAAGGCTTTAATTCCGGTGCTGATGATTACCTAGGTAAACCTTTTCATACTCAAGAGCTGCTAGTCAGAATTCAAGCGTTGATCCAACGTGCCCACGGTAAAGCTAACTCACCCAACAAACAACTCACTTATGCCGGCGTTGCTTTAGACGAAGGGCAACAATCGGTCACGATTGGGGAAAATACTTTTGAACTAACGGCAATGGAGTTTAGGCTGTTAAAGATATTCATCATGTCGCCTAAAAAACTGCTTTCAAAAGCTCAGCTCACCGATAAGTTATATCAATTTGATGATGAGAAAGAGAGCAATGTCGTTGAAGTTTATGTCACTCACTTACGTAAAAAGTTGGGTAAAACGGCTATCGAAACGCGTCGCGGCCAAGGGTATATTTTTCACGGCATCACACAATGATATCCATCCGCAGTAAACTAAGCCTGTGGTTAACAGGCTTAGTGGTTATCGCCACAATTGTGGCGCTTATCTTTTTTGAGTCTATGCTGCGTCAAGCTTTTCATGACTCGATTATTGCAAGGCTGCAAGAAGATCTGCAGCAAGTATTACTCGCCACGCATAACGACGACAACACTTTCAGCATTGACCAAACCCAGCTTTCAAATTTCTATAAGCCCGTCTACTCAGGGCGCTATTACCAGCTTGACCTACCTGAGCAGGAGCTGAGATCACGTTCGCTTTGGGATCAACGCTTAGAAGTTGTCGACTTGAAAAAAGGTGAGACTCGCGCATGGCAAACCAAGGGGCCACAAAATCATGATATTCAGCTACTATCGATAGGGCTTAAATCTGATACTTCAGGACTCAATGCCACACTCACCGTCGCCCAAGACTTAAGTATCGGTCGCAAAGTATTCTCAGAAATTTATGGCACCAAGCTCATCGTCAACCTAGTGATGCTGATGGCAATGATAACTGGGATTTTTTTAGTCCTGCGTCAATCGTTTAAACCCGTCAATCAAATGAAAGATACCTTGGCTCGGTTGCGCGAAGGCGAAATATCTTCATTCGACCTCGACACCATCCCTTTAGAACTGCAACCATTGGCCTCCAATTACAATGAACTCTTACAATATTCGAGCAAGCAGATAGAGCGTAGTCGCAATAATTTGGGCAACTTAAGCCACGGACTTAAAACGCCGCTCGCTGTCATGCAGCAACAGGTTGAAGCATTAGGCTTAAAAGATCCTGAAACGGCAGAAGCAATGCAAAAACAACTTAATCTAGTGCATAAGATGATTGAGAGAAAGCTTGCAGCTGCACGCATAACAGGCGATATGTTACCGGCGGCGCAAATGCAGCTACCCAAAGATATTGAAGATCTAACCCAGACGCTGAAAAAAGTACATCGTACTAAGACCATCAACTGCCGCTTAGATATCCCAGCAGATCTCAGCAGACTCCCTATGCATCGTGAAGATGGCATGGAGCTGCTGGGTAATTTGTTAGACAACGCGTTTAAATGGGCAGACACTGAGATTAGAGTGTGTATCAGTAATCATAATCAGCAATTGATACTGAGTATTGAAGATGATGGTCCTGGGGTAAAAACTGAAGAGTTAGCGCTATTAACTAATCGAGGTAAACGCCTAGATGAAGCAACGATGGGCCACGGGCTCGGGCTATCCATTGTCAAAGACATTGCCGAGCAATATAAAATAGCCCTGAAATTTGAACATAGCCAATCTTTGCCCGGTCTAAAAGTAACGCTCAACTTTTCTGGTTAATAGCAGTGGCTTTATCAGCCATAAACATCAGACACAAAAAAGCCGGAGCCACTTCAGTCACTCCGGCTTTTTACATCTAATGCAAAAGACTTATCTTGCAGCTTAGATTACGATTTAATCAGCATTACTAGTTAACATTTGTGCTTTCAAAGATCTTATCCGCAGACGCAGCCACAAAGCCGGTGTAAAGCTCACCGTCAGCTTTTGGATAACGTATAGCAAACTCATAAAAGCAGCTAGGGATCTCAACCACAGCGTCTGAGAAGCTAACTTGCAGCTTATCTGCCATTGTGGACGATTGCTCTAGCAACACTTCAGCACTGCCTTTAACTTCACCACCAGCAGCGTTAAGTACAAAACCGGCCGCTTTAAGTGCATCATTAACATCAAAAATGCTATCAAAGTTTGGTAAATGATTAATTGAAACCGTAAAGTGATTCGCTCGGTAACCAAAAGCTGCAACCCAAGCTGCATACTCACTCTCTGCTAATAGCGATTCATAAGTCTTAGAGTCTAGCGCCCAGTGGCGTCCAGAATAGAGGA
The Shewanella sp. KX20019 DNA segment above includes these coding regions:
- a CDS encoding sel1 repeat family protein — encoded protein: MKFRPWILNTVVVFLMAASPASHAFSIPQPAGTEEASRVAHIHLKAAQGDFDAQYLLGLMYLSGRFVEQNQEAGMEWVTRAAKQGHAKAQQTVADLAFEGSIVTRDLPMAKQWYTALSKQGNKWADFRLGFIYASGGEGVERNCGKAVEQFKLVGDEVSLGNVAWILATCPEAKYRDGDQALALSLNLLKANQKDPTTLDNLAAAYAEIGDFDAAILTQQKAIEALALTSDKSKTGEFMQRLQTYQNFEPYREVVPLIGD
- the crp gene encoding cAMP-activated global transcriptional regulator CRP, whose product is MALIGKPKPDPTLEWFLSHCHIHKYPAKSTLIHAGEESDTLYYIVKGSVAVLIKDEEGKEMILSYLNQGDFIGELGLFEEQAERTAWVRAKQACEIAEISYKKFKQLIQVNPEILMKLSSQMAYRLHSTSQKVGDLAFLDVAGRIAQTLLHLAKQPDAMTHPDGMQIKITRQEIGQIVGCSRETVGRILKMLEEQSLIQAHGKTIVVYGTR
- a CDS encoding PepSY domain-containing protein, giving the protein MKVAIYLSILICFLKLPTLVFANQKVEVQHNQAQQLVKSGQILSLDVTLAGMQTICHGKLIDAHLYQLDGSWLYVVQIRPLAGEIVELTLNARNGQLAKPAKMPSSCITETM
- a CDS encoding response regulator transcription factor, which encodes MKLLLVEDNTLLVEELLKQLKQAGYVTDATDKISEADYLMKETNYDCVILDIGLPDGNGLELLERWREQGIHTPVIMLTARSQWHEKVEGFNSGADDYLGKPFHTQELLVRIQALIQRAHGKANSPNKQLTYAGVALDEGQQSVTIGENTFELTAMEFRLLKIFIMSPKKLLSKAQLTDKLYQFDDEKESNVVEVYVTHLRKKLGKTAIETRRGQGYIFHGITQ
- a CDS encoding ATP-binding protein, with product MISIRSKLSLWLTGLVVIATIVALIFFESMLRQAFHDSIIARLQEDLQQVLLATHNDDNTFSIDQTQLSNFYKPVYSGRYYQLDLPEQELRSRSLWDQRLEVVDLKKGETRAWQTKGPQNHDIQLLSIGLKSDTSGLNATLTVAQDLSIGRKVFSEIYGTKLIVNLVMLMAMITGIFLVLRQSFKPVNQMKDTLARLREGEISSFDLDTIPLELQPLASNYNELLQYSSKQIERSRNNLGNLSHGLKTPLAVMQQQVEALGLKDPETAEAMQKQLNLVHKMIERKLAAARITGDMLPAAQMQLPKDIEDLTQTLKKVHRTKTINCRLDIPADLSRLPMHREDGMELLGNLLDNAFKWADTEIRVCISNHNQQLILSIEDDGPGVKTEELALLTNRGKRLDEATMGHGLGLSIVKDIAEQYKIALKFEHSQSLPGLKVTLNFSG
- a CDS encoding DUF1338 domain-containing protein — encoded protein: MHTNVNALFEALWQDYIKMTPSAAKVHQLLSQGEKIINDHIALRTFNISKVNLDVLAAHFESIGYVACGDYKFEAKKLNAKHFEHPDSTQPKVFISELLVDEFSDELQTTIKGLIEQVEQSATTADNFLYSGRHWALDSKTYESLLAESEYAAWVAAFGYRANHFTVSINHLPNFDSIFDVNDALKAAGFVLNAAGGEVKGSAEVLLEQSSTMADKLQVSFSDAVVEIPSCFYEFAIRYPKADGELYTGFVAASADKIFESTNVN